A window of bacterium contains these coding sequences:
- a CDS encoding sulfite exporter TauE/SafE family protein, with protein sequence MFATRLVLIYAALVTLGAAATAAVTGFGFNLLAAPLLTFVYPADTVVETTLILGVLVSGILAARPEIRQGTDWRLVGRLFVGSLAGMPGGLAVLLWGHPGLLKVLIAGLTAVFAVVMFTGFRPAVTTALWQTIAAGVLSGFLSTSTSLSGPPIVFFLLGQNQPKHVFRSNIVPYIFLTTVASVALLVVARAVSFSTVQLALA encoded by the coding sequence ATCTTCGCGACGCGGCTCGTCCTGATCTACGCCGCGCTGGTCACGCTCGGCGCCGCGGCCACGGCCGCCGTCACGGGGTTTGGCTTTAACCTGCTCGCTGCGCCCTTGCTGACCTTTGTCTATCCCGCGGACACCGTCGTCGAAACGACCCTGATCCTCGGCGTCCTGGTGAGCGGTATCCTGGCGGCCCGTCCCGAAATCCGGCAGGGGACCGATTGGAGGCTTGTTGGGCGGCTGTTCGTCGGCAGCCTCGCCGGCATGCCCGGTGGGCTGGCTGTGCTGCTGTGGGGGCACCCGGGCCTGCTCAAGGTGTTGATCGCCGGGCTCACCGCGGTCTTCGCGGTCGTGATGTTCACCGGATTCCGTCCCGCGGTCACCACCGCCCTGTGGCAGACCATCGCTGCTGGGGTGCTCAGCGGGTTCCTCTCCACGAGCACCAGCCTGAGCGGGCCGCCGATCGTCTTCTTTCTGCTCGGTCAAAACCAGCCGAAACACGTCTTCCGTTCGAACATCGTGCCGTACATCTTCCTCACCACGGTCGCAAGCGTGGCGCTCCTCGTGGTTGCGCGGGCGGTGTCGTTTTCCACCGTCCAACTGGCGCTTGCC